A region from the Panicum hallii strain FIL2 chromosome 1, PHallii_v3.1, whole genome shotgun sequence genome encodes:
- the LOC112876022 gene encoding D-amino-acid transaminase, chloroplastic isoform X1, translated as MANIPATPAAAVATGNRVSPSPRSSPCLPRRTAMLPSIGAAAGPPSWSSRGAAAVARAATGSDKAAAARTIINPNNVPVLSFSEVAERLDTFQASGARNQNYMAMYSSIFGGITKDPSAMVIPIDDHMVHRGHGVFDTAAIMDGHLYELEQHLDRFLRSALMAKIPLPFDRSTIRSILIQTVSASNCTQGSLRYWLSVGPGDFQLSSSGCANPALYAVVIESPSLQVPAGCKVVTSSIPIKSPQFAVMKSVNYLPNALTKVEGEENGAFTSIWLDDEGFVAEGSNMNVGFVTADKELLMPRFDKILSGCTAKRVLTLAEQLVADGRLSGIISRNVSVQEGKSADEMMLIGSGILVKPVVQWDDQIIGSGQEGPIAQALYGLILEDMRSGPPSVLFRWILLGPCHGCTKISPKDETIVLHSKKDGV; from the exons ATGGCCAACATCCCCGCCACTCCGGCGGCCGCGGTAGCGACCGGAAACCGCGTCTCGCCCTCGCCTCGCTCTTCCCCTTGCCTGCCGCGGAGGACGGCCATGCTGCCGTCGATTGGGGCCGCCGCAGGCCCCCCTTCGTGGTCGTcgaggggagcggcggcggtggccagGGCCGCCACGGGCTCCGACAAGGCCG CAGCGGCAAGGACTATTATCAATCCAAACAATGTCCCTGTCTTGTCTTTCTCTGAG GTTGCTGAAAGGCTTGATACATTCCAAGCGTCTGGTGCTAGGAATCAAAATTACATGGCCATGTACTCTAGTATTTTTGGTGGAATTACAAAAGATCCTTCTGCAATGGTGATACCAATCGATGATCACATGGTTCATAGAGGTCACGGGGTTTTTGATACTGCGGCTATTATGGATGG TCACCTCTACGAGTTAGAACAGCACCTTGACCGCTTCCTGAGGTCTGCATTGATGGCCAAAATACCATTACCTTTTGATCGCTCAACAATTAGAAGCATACTTATTCAAACTGTGAGTGCATCAAACTGCACTCAAGGATCACTCAGATACTGGTTGTCTGTTGGACCTGGAGACTTCCAGTTATCTTCATCTGGCTGTGCCAACCCAGCCCTCTATGCTGTTGTTATTGAAAGTCCATCCTTACAAGTACCAGCAGGCTGCAAAGTGGTGACGTCATCTATACCGATAAAGTCTCCACAGTTTGCAGTCATGAAAAGCGTGAACTACCTGCCGAATGCACTCACGAAGGTGGAAGGCGAAGAAAATGGTGCATTTACTAGTATTTGGTTGGATGATGAGGGCTTCGTTGCAGAGGGTTCCAATATGAATGTTGGCTTTGTGACGGCCGACAAGGAGCTTCTCATGCCCCGTTTTGACAAGATACTCAGTGGGTGCACAGCAAAGCGGGTTTTGACCCTGGCTGAGCAGCTAGTAGCTGATGGAAGGCTTAGCGGGATAATATCAAGGAATGTGAGTGTTCAGGAAGGGAAGTCAGCTGATGAAATGATGCTTATTGGGAGTGGCATTCTTGTCAAACCTGTTGTTCAATGGGATGATCAGATAATTGGCTCTG GACAAGAAGGTCCAATAGCTCAAGCACTTTATGGCCTCATTCTTGAGGACATGAGATCTGGTCCGCCATCTGTTC TTTTTCGCTGGATATTGCTTGGTCCTTGTCATGGTTGTACAAAAATATCGCCGAAAGATGAAACAATAGTCCTACACTCCAAGAAGGATGGTGTCTGA
- the LOC112876022 gene encoding D-amino-acid transaminase, chloroplastic isoform X2: MANIPATPAAAVATGNRVSPSPRSSPCLPRRTAMLPSIGAAAGPPSWSSRGAAAVARAATGSDKAAARTIINPNNVPVLSFSEVAERLDTFQASGARNQNYMAMYSSIFGGITKDPSAMVIPIDDHMVHRGHGVFDTAAIMDGHLYELEQHLDRFLRSALMAKIPLPFDRSTIRSILIQTVSASNCTQGSLRYWLSVGPGDFQLSSSGCANPALYAVVIESPSLQVPAGCKVVTSSIPIKSPQFAVMKSVNYLPNALTKVEGEENGAFTSIWLDDEGFVAEGSNMNVGFVTADKELLMPRFDKILSGCTAKRVLTLAEQLVADGRLSGIISRNVSVQEGKSADEMMLIGSGILVKPVVQWDDQIIGSGQEGPIAQALYGLILEDMRSGPPSVLFRWILLGPCHGCTKISPKDETIVLHSKKDGV; the protein is encoded by the exons ATGGCCAACATCCCCGCCACTCCGGCGGCCGCGGTAGCGACCGGAAACCGCGTCTCGCCCTCGCCTCGCTCTTCCCCTTGCCTGCCGCGGAGGACGGCCATGCTGCCGTCGATTGGGGCCGCCGCAGGCCCCCCTTCGTGGTCGTcgaggggagcggcggcggtggccagGGCCGCCACGGGCTCCGACAAGGCCG CGGCAAGGACTATTATCAATCCAAACAATGTCCCTGTCTTGTCTTTCTCTGAG GTTGCTGAAAGGCTTGATACATTCCAAGCGTCTGGTGCTAGGAATCAAAATTACATGGCCATGTACTCTAGTATTTTTGGTGGAATTACAAAAGATCCTTCTGCAATGGTGATACCAATCGATGATCACATGGTTCATAGAGGTCACGGGGTTTTTGATACTGCGGCTATTATGGATGG TCACCTCTACGAGTTAGAACAGCACCTTGACCGCTTCCTGAGGTCTGCATTGATGGCCAAAATACCATTACCTTTTGATCGCTCAACAATTAGAAGCATACTTATTCAAACTGTGAGTGCATCAAACTGCACTCAAGGATCACTCAGATACTGGTTGTCTGTTGGACCTGGAGACTTCCAGTTATCTTCATCTGGCTGTGCCAACCCAGCCCTCTATGCTGTTGTTATTGAAAGTCCATCCTTACAAGTACCAGCAGGCTGCAAAGTGGTGACGTCATCTATACCGATAAAGTCTCCACAGTTTGCAGTCATGAAAAGCGTGAACTACCTGCCGAATGCACTCACGAAGGTGGAAGGCGAAGAAAATGGTGCATTTACTAGTATTTGGTTGGATGATGAGGGCTTCGTTGCAGAGGGTTCCAATATGAATGTTGGCTTTGTGACGGCCGACAAGGAGCTTCTCATGCCCCGTTTTGACAAGATACTCAGTGGGTGCACAGCAAAGCGGGTTTTGACCCTGGCTGAGCAGCTAGTAGCTGATGGAAGGCTTAGCGGGATAATATCAAGGAATGTGAGTGTTCAGGAAGGGAAGTCAGCTGATGAAATGATGCTTATTGGGAGTGGCATTCTTGTCAAACCTGTTGTTCAATGGGATGATCAGATAATTGGCTCTG GACAAGAAGGTCCAATAGCTCAAGCACTTTATGGCCTCATTCTTGAGGACATGAGATCTGGTCCGCCATCTGTTC TTTTTCGCTGGATATTGCTTGGTCCTTGTCATGGTTGTACAAAAATATCGCCGAAAGATGAAACAATAGTCCTACACTCCAAGAAGGATGGTGTCTGA
- the LOC112882897 gene encoding gamma-secretase subunit APH1-like: MTVAAGLGYALIALGPALSLFAGVVARKPFLVLTLLSSTLFWLISLIVLSGIWRGFLPIKSGTWWAYAILIITSVALQEGTRLVFWRLYKKMEEMLDAFADRISKPRLSLTDKMLISLAGGLGHGVAHAVFFCLSLLTPAFGQATFYVERCSKMPFFLASALIALGFLVIHTFSMIIAFNAYDERKKSDQIFVPVVHMTAAVMTLVNLVPGGCLIGTPLLLVTAVLTLQYCWRVACRRLTEHQHRQLNSN, encoded by the exons ATGACTGTGGCGGCGGGGCTGGGGTATGCGCTCATCGCGCTGGGCcccgccctctccctcttcgCCGGCGTCGTCGCCAGGAAGCCCTTCCTCGTCCTCACTCTCCTCTCCAG CACCTTGTTTTGGCTTATAAGTTTGATAGTCCTCTCGGGAATATGGAGGGGATTTCTTCCCATAAAATCAGGAACTTGGTGGGCATATGCAATTCTGATCATTACATCTGTTGCGTTGCAAGAAGGCACTCGTCTTGTGTTTTGGAGGCTTTACAA GAAAATGGAAGAGATGCTAGATGCCTTTGCAGATAGAATTTCTAAGCCACGTCTTAGTTTGACAGACAAGATGCTAATTTCTTTAG CTGGCGGTTTAGGTCATGGAGTGGCTCATGCAGTCTTTTTCTGTCTCAGCCTTCTGACTCCAGCATTCGGTCAAGCTACATTTTATGTTGAAAGGTGCTCAAAGATGCCATTTTTCCTTGCGTCAG CCCTTATTGCACTTGGATTCTTGGTCATTCATACATTCTCAATGATTATTGCTTTTAATGCATACGATGAAAGAAAGAAAAGTGACCAAATCTTCGTCCCAGTTGTTCATATGACTGCTGCTGTAATG ACACTTGTTAACCTCGTCCCCGGGGGCTGCCTCATTGGTACTCCTCTGTTGTTGGTCACGGCTGTGCTGACCTTGCAGTACTGCTGGAGAGTGGCGTGCCGGAGGTTAACTGAGCACCAGCATCGGCAGCTGAACAGCAACTAG
- the LOC112876022 gene encoding D-amino-acid transaminase, chloroplastic isoform X3, whose translation MANIPATPAAAVATGNRVSPSPRSSPCLPRRTAMLPSIGAAAGPPSWSSRGAAAVARAATGSDKAAAARTIINPNNVPVLSFSEVAERLDTFQASGARNQNYMAMYSSIFGGITKDPSAMVIPIDDHMVHRGHGVFDTAAIMDGHLYELEQHLDRFLRSALMAKIPLPFDRSTIRSILIQTVSASNCTQGSLRYWLSVGPGDFQLSSSGCANPALYAVVIESPSLQVPAGCKVVTSSIPIKSPQFAVMKSVNYLPNALTKVEGEENGAFTSIWLDDEGFVAEGSNMNVGFVTADKELLMPRFDKILSGCTAKRVLTLAEQLVADGRLSGIISRNVSVQEGKSADEMMLIGSGILVKPVVQWDDQIIGSGQEGPIAQALYGLILEDMRSGPPSVRIHIPY comes from the exons ATGGCCAACATCCCCGCCACTCCGGCGGCCGCGGTAGCGACCGGAAACCGCGTCTCGCCCTCGCCTCGCTCTTCCCCTTGCCTGCCGCGGAGGACGGCCATGCTGCCGTCGATTGGGGCCGCCGCAGGCCCCCCTTCGTGGTCGTcgaggggagcggcggcggtggccagGGCCGCCACGGGCTCCGACAAGGCCG CAGCGGCAAGGACTATTATCAATCCAAACAATGTCCCTGTCTTGTCTTTCTCTGAG GTTGCTGAAAGGCTTGATACATTCCAAGCGTCTGGTGCTAGGAATCAAAATTACATGGCCATGTACTCTAGTATTTTTGGTGGAATTACAAAAGATCCTTCTGCAATGGTGATACCAATCGATGATCACATGGTTCATAGAGGTCACGGGGTTTTTGATACTGCGGCTATTATGGATGG TCACCTCTACGAGTTAGAACAGCACCTTGACCGCTTCCTGAGGTCTGCATTGATGGCCAAAATACCATTACCTTTTGATCGCTCAACAATTAGAAGCATACTTATTCAAACTGTGAGTGCATCAAACTGCACTCAAGGATCACTCAGATACTGGTTGTCTGTTGGACCTGGAGACTTCCAGTTATCTTCATCTGGCTGTGCCAACCCAGCCCTCTATGCTGTTGTTATTGAAAGTCCATCCTTACAAGTACCAGCAGGCTGCAAAGTGGTGACGTCATCTATACCGATAAAGTCTCCACAGTTTGCAGTCATGAAAAGCGTGAACTACCTGCCGAATGCACTCACGAAGGTGGAAGGCGAAGAAAATGGTGCATTTACTAGTATTTGGTTGGATGATGAGGGCTTCGTTGCAGAGGGTTCCAATATGAATGTTGGCTTTGTGACGGCCGACAAGGAGCTTCTCATGCCCCGTTTTGACAAGATACTCAGTGGGTGCACAGCAAAGCGGGTTTTGACCCTGGCTGAGCAGCTAGTAGCTGATGGAAGGCTTAGCGGGATAATATCAAGGAATGTGAGTGTTCAGGAAGGGAAGTCAGCTGATGAAATGATGCTTATTGGGAGTGGCATTCTTGTCAAACCTGTTGTTCAATGGGATGATCAGATAATTGGCTCTG GACAAGAAGGTCCAATAGCTCAAGCACTTTATGGCCTCATTCTTGAGGACATGAGATCTGGTCCGCCATCTGTTCGTATCCACATCCCTTACTAA